In a single window of the Chondrocystis sp. NIES-4102 genome:
- a CDS encoding dGTP triphosphohydrolase — protein sequence MWERHQRQHRPFSDQGNKPGDQRQSFQVDRDREAYPSGKRILYSSAFRRLAHITQVVTPQEGHVFHNRLTHSLKVAQVARRLAERLAQDQPEVAAALGGIDPDVVEATALSHDLGHSAEEELDACAKKAGLADGFEGNAQSFRILTRLAIHRLDYYGLNLTKATLNAVLKYPWLRLATPARSASPDPNSKRYRNIKLV from the coding sequence ATGTGGGAAAGACATCAAAGACAACACCGCCCATTTAGTGATCAGGGAAATAAACCAGGAGATCAACGCCAATCTTTTCAGGTAGATCGCGATCGCGAAGCGTACCCTTCGGGTAAGCGCATTTTATATTCTTCTGCTTTTCGTCGTTTGGCACATATTACCCAAGTAGTTACGCCTCAAGAAGGTCATGTATTTCATAATCGTTTAACCCATTCCCTCAAAGTTGCCCAGGTAGCCCGTAGATTAGCAGAAAGATTAGCTCAAGATCAACCAGAGGTAGCAGCAGCTTTAGGTGGAATTGATCCTGATGTGGTTGAAGCAACAGCCCTATCCCACGATTTAGGACATTCGGCGGAAGAAGAATTAGATGCTTGTGCTAAAAAGGCTGGTTTAGCTGATGGTTTTGAGGGAAATGCTCAATCCTTTAGAATTTTGACTAGATTAGCAATTCATCGTCTAGATTATTATGGTTTAAATTTAACTAAAGCAACATTAAATGCAGTCTTGAAATATCCCTGGTTGCGATTGGCTACGCCAGCGCGGAGCGCATCGCCTGATCCTAATTCTAAAAGGTATCGTAATATTAAATTAGTTTAA
- a CDS encoding type III restriction enzyme res subunit: MRLEDLTKGATVNGVLPNQLITIVEAKWYGSDVIELIYKEANGNIDSELIYRDREHELEIVTSSLPWSFNGDGRLLRLVSEAQRIQLAHLFDPMLAVHTSLVEPLPHQITAVYGDMLPRQPLRFLLADDPGAGKTIMTGLLISELRVRGDLHRCLIVCPGSLATQWQDELDRRFHLPFDLLTNDRLEAARSGNAFAEMPLCIVRLDTLSRNNDLQAKLEQTDWDLIVCDEAHKMSASFYGGDIRETKRYKLGKLLSSLTRHFLLLTATPHNGKEADFQLFMALLDGDRFEGKFRDGVHTVDTSDLMRRLVKEDLLKFNGKPLFPERRAYTVEYHLSDLEAKLYSAVTEYVREEFNRADALSNNGRKGTVGFALTILQRRLASSPEAIYQSLKRRRERLHKRLKEEELVKRGQEVELDWQNLPGVKEEDWEDFEDELLNDEREATEEELVDQATAARTIAELKVEIELLQKLEKIALQVKLSGTDRKWEELSRILQNEAELFDVRGHRRKLVIFTEHRDTLNYLADRIRNLIGKQETVVTISGGSGREERRKAQEAFTQDPEIQVLIATDAAGEGINLQRAHLMVNYDLPWNPNRLEQRFGRIHRIGQTEVCHLWNLLAAETREGDVYLKLLRKLEIEQKALGGKVFDVLGQAIDGVELRQLLIEAIRYGDLPETRAKLEQIVTNRLNRDRLQDLLSEKVLARNAMDITKIQRIREEMERAEARKLQPHFIGSFFIEAFQHLGGVIRQREPKRYQITNVPALIRNRDHQIGTREPILTRYERICFDKELISVPGKPLAAFICPGHPLLNSTIDLTLERHWDVLKQGSILVDENDPSEEVRILVTLQHSIQDAKTDISGKNGCDRYVVSRHIASAPSRRIVSRRMQYVEIYSPLLEGEGLGAKSNIRNAGYAPYLDYRPLSEDEQTVMETFLEKSDLPTDIEAEATKYAISQIVPQHLQEVKQHKEELIDKTLVAVKDRLTKEINYWDYRAAELKQQEEAGKTNAKINSAKARARADELQARLARRIDELQQERRLSPLPPVVAGGALVVPVGLLQRLQGKREPKAQMFARETKRVEMFAMNAVMAAESKLGYEPKDVSSLKCGYDIESRIPETGALRFVEVKGRIKGAETVTVTKNEIITALNKPEHYILAIVEVPPSEEFSAGDAWKVKERASSYKIADDDCIVHYVRQPFQKEPDFGVTSVNYNLKELKQRGQKPS; the protein is encoded by the coding sequence ATGAGGTTAGAGGATTTAACTAAAGGTGCAACGGTTAATGGAGTATTGCCTAATCAGTTAATAACTATTGTTGAAGCAAAGTGGTACGGTTCAGATGTTATTGAACTAATCTACAAAGAAGCTAATGGCAATATAGATAGTGAATTAATCTACCGCGATCGCGAGCATGAACTAGAAATTGTCACTTCATCTTTACCTTGGAGCTTTAACGGTGATGGCAGGCTCTTGCGTTTAGTCAGTGAAGCCCAGCGTATTCAGTTAGCTCATTTGTTCGATCCAATGCTGGCGGTGCATACTTCTCTAGTTGAACCTCTACCTCACCAGATTACGGCAGTCTACGGGGATATGTTACCTCGTCAACCCTTACGCTTCTTATTGGCAGACGATCCTGGGGCGGGAAAAACCATTATGACAGGATTGCTAATTTCTGAATTACGGGTTCGGGGTGACTTACATCGCTGTTTAATTGTCTGTCCAGGTTCACTAGCTACTCAATGGCAAGATGAACTAGATCGACGATTCCATCTACCTTTTGATCTTCTCACAAACGATCGCCTTGAAGCAGCCCGTAGTGGGAATGCTTTTGCCGAAATGCCTTTATGTATTGTTCGTTTAGACACACTAAGTCGTAATAATGATTTGCAAGCCAAGCTAGAACAGACTGATTGGGATTTAATTGTTTGTGATGAAGCTCATAAGATGTCTGCTTCCTTTTATGGTGGAGATATTAGAGAAACCAAACGTTATAAGTTGGGTAAACTTCTATCTAGTTTGACTCGTCACTTTTTGCTACTAACTGCTACGCCTCACAATGGTAAAGAGGCGGACTTTCAGCTATTTATGGCATTATTGGATGGCGATCGCTTTGAAGGGAAATTCCGCGATGGGGTACATACAGTAGATACCTCTGACTTGATGCGGAGATTGGTTAAAGAAGATCTGCTCAAGTTCAATGGCAAACCTCTATTCCCCGAACGCCGAGCCTATACCGTCGAGTATCATCTGTCGGATTTAGAAGCCAAATTATATTCAGCAGTTACCGAATATGTTCGGGAAGAATTTAACCGCGCCGATGCTTTGAGTAACAATGGTAGAAAAGGCACAGTGGGGTTTGCTTTAACTATCCTGCAACGTCGATTAGCTTCTTCTCCCGAAGCTATATATCAATCTTTGAAGAGAAGACGAGAAAGATTACACAAACGGCTTAAAGAGGAAGAATTAGTTAAACGAGGACAGGAAGTAGAGTTAGACTGGCAAAACTTACCAGGAGTCAAAGAAGAAGACTGGGAGGACTTTGAAGATGAGCTACTCAATGACGAACGAGAAGCCACTGAAGAAGAGTTAGTTGACCAAGCAACTGCTGCCCGTACCATAGCAGAGCTTAAGGTAGAAATAGAATTACTACAAAAGCTGGAGAAAATAGCCTTACAGGTTAAACTTAGTGGTACGGATCGTAAGTGGGAAGAACTGAGTCGCATCCTGCAAAATGAAGCCGAACTATTCGATGTCAGGGGGCATCGACGCAAACTGGTCATCTTTACCGAACATCGGGACACTCTTAACTATTTAGCCGATCGCATTCGTAATCTGATTGGCAAACAGGAAACCGTAGTTACTATCAGTGGAGGTTCGGGAAGAGAAGAAAGACGTAAGGCACAAGAAGCCTTTACCCAAGATCCAGAAATACAAGTATTAATTGCTACCGACGCAGCGGGAGAAGGGATTAACCTTCAACGGGCGCATCTGATGGTTAATTATGACCTACCCTGGAATCCCAACCGCCTAGAACAAAGATTTGGCAGAATTCACCGTATTGGACAAACCGAAGTCTGTCATCTTTGGAATTTATTAGCAGCAGAAACTAGAGAAGGGGATGTATATCTCAAGTTACTGAGAAAATTAGAAATAGAACAAAAAGCATTAGGGGGCAAAGTTTTTGATGTTCTGGGTCAAGCGATCGACGGTGTTGAGCTACGCCAATTATTGATTGAAGCCATTCGCTATGGAGATTTACCAGAAACTAGAGCCAAACTTGAACAGATAGTAACTAATCGTTTAAATCGCGATCGCCTTCAAGACTTACTTTCAGAAAAAGTATTAGCGCGAAATGCGATGGATATCACCAAAATTCAACGCATTCGCGAAGAAATGGAACGAGCCGAAGCCAGAAAGCTGCAACCTCATTTTATCGGCTCATTCTTTATCGAAGCATTCCAACATTTAGGGGGTGTAATTCGTCAAAGAGAACCCAAACGCTACCAAATTACCAATGTTCCCGCTTTAATTCGCAATCGCGATCATCAAATTGGAACAAGAGAGCCGATTTTAACTCGCTATGAACGAATATGTTTTGATAAGGAGTTAATCAGCGTTCCAGGTAAGCCCTTAGCTGCTTTTATCTGCCCTGGTCATCCCTTATTAAATTCCACCATCGATTTAACTTTAGAGCGTCATTGGGATGTACTTAAACAGGGGAGTATTTTGGTAGATGAAAATGACCCTAGTGAAGAGGTAAGAATCTTAGTTACGCTTCAGCATTCAATCCAGGATGCTAAAACCGACATATCGGGTAAAAACGGATGCGACCGATATGTCGTTTCACGGCATATCGCAAGCGCACCAAGCAGAAGAATTGTTTCTCGACGAATGCAGTATGTAGAAATCTATTCTCCTCTCCTCGAAGGAGAGGGGCTAGGGGCGAAGTCTAACATTCGTAATGCTGGTTATGCTCCTTATCTCGATTATCGTCCCTTATCTGAAGACGAACAAACCGTTATGGAAACCTTTTTAGAAAAGTCTGATTTACCAACAGATATTGAAGCCGAAGCAACTAAATATGCCATTTCCCAAATAGTTCCCCAACATTTGCAAGAGGTCAAGCAGCACAAGGAAGAACTTATCGATAAAACTTTAGTGGCAGTCAAAGATAGGCTGACCAAAGAAATCAACTACTGGGATTATCGCGCAGCCGAACTTAAACAACAGGAAGAAGCAGGTAAAACAAATGCTAAAATCAACTCGGCTAAAGCCAGAGCCAGAGCAGATGAACTACAGGCTAGATTAGCTCGGCGTATCGACGAATTACAGCAAGAAAGACGCTTATCTCCTTTACCTCCTGTAGTAGCGGGAGGAGCATTAGTTGTGCCAGTTGGTTTGCTACAGAGATTACAGGGGAAAAGAGAACCAAAAGCCCAAATGTTTGCCAGAGAAACCAAGCGAGTAGAAATGTTTGCCATGAATGCAGTGATGGCAGCAGAGAGTAAATTAGGCTATGAACCTAAAGATGTCAGCAGTCTTAAATGTGGTTACGATATTGAGTCCCGCATTCCCGAAACAGGAGCTTTGAGATTTGTCGAAGTCAAGGGCAGAATTAAAGGAGCGGAAACAGTTACCGTTACCAAGAACGAAATTATTACTGCTTTGAATAAACCCGAACATTATATTTTGGCAATTGTAGAAGTTCCACCATCTGAGGAATTTAGCGCAGGTGATGCTTGGAAAGTTAAGGAACGAGCTAGCAGTTACAAAATTGCAGATGATGATTGTATAGTCCACTATGTCAGACAGCCCTTTCAGAAAGAGCCTGATTTTGGCGTGACAAGTGTTAATTATAATTTGAAGGAATTAAAACAGCGAGGTCAAAAACCCTCGTGA
- a CDS encoding mobilization protein MobD-like protein, translating to MVKVKTEKIESTSKLIATRPGIQISNCKKGGVGKTLLSKLKAAYCLESGLDFYAVDADRQESFLKAYPEFALPTRFSELDRNLKIPDRILDLALEKLVLVDLPGNVEEAFNHWLTASDILEAAKDLGVEIQNWYVLDDSTECYEGFLRTLEFVKDNATHILIRNLGRCEDWDSFDQFISPELIAEYKLKVIDLPSLRLDTATTVYKNALSFTEARRYSEFSTAQLAGLRGYMRRVYQVFDDADFNVESLRLSL from the coding sequence ATGGTCAAAGTCAAAACTGAAAAAATTGAATCAACATCTAAATTAATTGCCACTCGTCCAGGGATTCAAATATCTAACTGTAAGAAGGGTGGTGTTGGAAAGACGCTACTCTCTAAATTGAAGGCTGCTTATTGTTTAGAATCGGGGTTGGATTTTTACGCGGTGGATGCAGACAGACAAGAGAGTTTTCTGAAAGCTTATCCAGAGTTTGCTCTACCCACTCGCTTTAGTGAACTGGATCGGAATCTGAAGATACCAGACCGTATTTTGGACTTGGCTTTAGAGAAATTGGTGTTGGTGGATTTGCCTGGGAATGTAGAAGAGGCGTTTAATCATTGGCTGACGGCTAGTGATATTTTGGAGGCTGCTAAAGATCTTGGTGTGGAGATTCAGAATTGGTATGTGTTGGATGATTCAACGGAGTGTTATGAGGGTTTTTTAAGAACGCTAGAGTTTGTTAAAGATAATGCGACTCATATATTAATCAGGAATCTAGGTCGATGTGAAGATTGGGATAGTTTTGACCAATTTATTTCGCCTGAGTTGATTGCTGAATATAAGTTGAAGGTAATTGACTTGCCTTCTTTGAGACTGGATACTGCCACAACGGTATATAAAAATGCTTTGAGTTTTACTGAAGCAAGAAGATATTCAGAGTTTAGTACGGCTCAGTTGGCTGGTTTACGAGGGTATATGCGACGGGTTTATCAGGTATTTGATGATGCTGATTTTAATGTTGAAAGTCTGAGGTTGAGTTTGTGA
- a CDS encoding conjugative relaxase domain protein: MVCSIGRLYAKVNDYAEDNYYTQNQGLTNSQWYGQGAEILRLNGRVSTAEYNNAYQGLDTQGNPLRQRQSGKKYNPGRDITLSAPKSVTLLGLVKEDRTVIKAHQQAVKTTLSYIEQNCIFTRTGKGGANHLQTNNALFAVFQHDDNRNLDPQLHSHCVIFNQTQGEDGKWRSMDNRELYQQKMTIGMVYHHELGRRIQTLGYELDWNRDGTFDVRGYSQSQLREFSTRKQEIEQAVGQGANAATKARACTTTRKSKIHQAESERRELKLRWQQKAEQLEIKHPEVNYQHQQVTNLKAKSKLVIEATEIVSERQVAFPRHILIKESLRQSQGSYSLEDIEREINQNKSLVKIKDGRLTTQTAIDREKQILHLTRNSKDRYLPLANTEIAKHQAQKLGLNKVQASALEYFVTNRDGVILCQGDAGVGKTYTVKALKETISSDVNMRGLAPSASAASELSKGADINSQTLDAYLNIPIKSLPKNELIVVDEAGMISSTQMKNLLERCEQTNSRILLIGDIKQLAAVQAGSPFKLLQEKAKLPTIRIDKNVRQQNIQLKEVVDLLSTGQIRQGYEKLNEQGSIKQIPIDSLRLKAVVSNYLERDIKTQPQTLILAGTNKEKDAITKQIRQGLIEQGKLSQQSQHISILKPKDLDKFSLTQASGYEIGDVIKFGHTTARFSKDLYYRVDVIYKNTGTLTLRDSLNHKQDLELNTYKDRAVFKSETRELRCGEQMKFTRNHYQNQKKQINGQQFTVLGFDKHGQIEIKTKCKTQTVNPDALLYSDYRYVDTVHSSQGKTANYCIYAAGSGKSLTVGKESFYVAASRAKHEFKVYTASTKALGLSVEKSRGQENALSLVMKQQLNQQLSTPSREQEFKLLVAAKYLVESQGKSDLQNPQIKSFRTSDGTEIKRDRDSLTISHKGQELKFDRDNATVNNTFSINELKQQIKTRTIEMQQHLKLTRTQTHSRTISR, from the coding sequence ATGGTTTGCTCAATTGGTAGACTTTACGCCAAAGTAAACGACTATGCAGAGGACAATTACTACACTCAAAACCAAGGATTAACCAATAGTCAGTGGTATGGACAAGGTGCAGAAATACTCAGGCTTAATGGTCGAGTTTCCACAGCAGAATATAACAATGCCTATCAAGGACTAGATACTCAAGGAAATCCTTTACGCCAAAGGCAATCAGGCAAAAAATATAACCCAGGCAGAGATATCACCCTCTCTGCTCCCAAATCAGTAACGCTGCTTGGTCTAGTAAAAGAAGATAGAACAGTGATTAAGGCTCATCAACAAGCAGTAAAGACTACCCTTTCCTATATAGAGCAAAACTGCATTTTTACCAGAACGGGTAAAGGAGGAGCAAATCATCTTCAGACAAATAATGCTTTGTTCGCTGTATTTCAACACGACGATAATCGCAATCTAGATCCTCAACTCCATAGCCATTGTGTGATTTTTAATCAGACACAAGGCGAAGATGGTAAATGGCGTTCTATGGATAATCGAGAACTCTACCAACAGAAGATGACTATTGGTATGGTCTACCATCATGAACTAGGAAGAAGAATTCAAACTCTCGGATATGAACTCGACTGGAACCGCGATGGTACTTTTGATGTTCGAGGTTATAGTCAGTCACAGTTAAGAGAATTTAGCACTCGCAAACAGGAGATAGAACAGGCTGTAGGTCAGGGCGCTAATGCAGCAACCAAAGCAAGAGCCTGCACTACAACACGTAAAAGCAAAATACATCAGGCGGAGTCAGAAAGGAGAGAATTAAAGCTAAGGTGGCAGCAAAAAGCCGAACAGTTGGAAATCAAACATCCTGAAGTCAATTATCAACATCAGCAGGTTACTAATTTAAAAGCTAAAAGTAAATTAGTAATTGAAGCCACAGAGATAGTTAGCGAACGCCAGGTCGCTTTTCCCAGGCATATACTCATTAAAGAATCTCTGCGACAATCACAGGGTAGTTATAGTCTTGAAGATATAGAAAGAGAAATTAATCAGAATAAAAGTCTGGTCAAAATAAAGGATGGCAGATTAACTACTCAAACTGCCATTGACAGAGAAAAGCAGATCCTACATTTGACTAGAAACAGCAAAGATAGATATCTTCCTCTAGCCAATACAGAAATAGCTAAACATCAAGCTCAAAAACTAGGACTAAATAAAGTACAAGCTTCTGCTCTAGAGTATTTTGTGACTAATCGGGATGGTGTAATACTTTGCCAAGGTGATGCAGGAGTAGGTAAAACCTATACTGTCAAAGCCTTAAAAGAAACCATCTCGTCTGATGTCAATATGCGGGGTTTAGCTCCCAGTGCCTCTGCTGCTAGCGAATTAAGTAAGGGAGCAGATATAAACTCTCAAACCTTAGATGCCTATCTAAATATCCCGATAAAGTCACTGCCCAAGAATGAATTAATTGTGGTGGATGAAGCGGGGATGATTAGCAGTACTCAAATGAAAAACCTGCTAGAAAGATGTGAACAAACAAACTCCCGCATACTCCTAATTGGCGATATAAAACAGCTAGCTGCGGTACAGGCAGGCTCACCTTTTAAACTACTTCAAGAAAAAGCCAAACTGCCAACAATTAGAATCGATAAAAATGTCAGACAGCAAAATATTCAGCTAAAAGAAGTTGTCGATCTTCTGTCAACAGGACAGATAAGACAAGGATATGAAAAGCTTAACGAACAAGGAAGTATCAAACAGATACCGATTGATAGTTTGAGATTAAAGGCAGTAGTTAGTAATTACTTAGAACGGGATATAAAAACTCAACCGCAGACATTAATTCTGGCTGGTACAAATAAAGAAAAAGATGCCATTACCAAACAGATACGCCAAGGGTTAATCGAGCAGGGTAAATTAAGTCAGCAATCACAGCACATCAGTATTCTTAAACCCAAGGATTTAGATAAATTCAGTCTTACTCAAGCTAGTGGCTATGAGATAGGAGACGTAATTAAGTTTGGTCACACTACAGCCAGGTTTAGTAAAGACCTCTACTACCGTGTTGATGTCATCTACAAAAATACTGGAACATTAACTCTTAGAGATAGCCTGAACCATAAACAGGATTTAGAACTGAATACCTACAAAGACCGTGCGGTATTTAAATCCGAAACTCGCGAACTCCGTTGTGGCGAACAGATGAAGTTCACCCGCAACCATTATCAAAATCAAAAAAAGCAAATTAACGGACAGCAGTTTACTGTACTGGGCTTTGACAAGCATGGACAGATAGAAATAAAGACCAAGTGCAAAACTCAGACAGTTAATCCTGATGCTCTACTTTATTCTGATTACCGTTACGTCGATACAGTCCACAGTAGCCAGGGGAAAACTGCCAACTACTGCATCTATGCTGCGGGTTCGGGTAAATCACTCACGGTAGGAAAAGAAAGTTTCTATGTAGCAGCATCAAGAGCTAAACATGAATTCAAAGTGTACACCGCTAGCACTAAAGCTCTAGGACTATCAGTAGAGAAATCCAGAGGGCAAGAAAACGCTCTCAGCCTCGTTATGAAACAACAACTAAATCAGCAATTATCTACTCCATCCAGAGAACAAGAGTTCAAATTACTCGTTGCTGCTAAGTATCTAGTAGAAAGTCAGGGTAAATCAGATCTTCAAAATCCTCAAATAAAAAGCTTTAGAACATCAGATGGAACAGAGATAAAACGAGATCGAGATTCACTGACTATCAGCCACAAAGGTCAGGAACTAAAATTCGACCGAGACAACGCCACAGTCAACAACACTTTTTCTATTAATGAACTCAAACAGCAAATTAAAACTAGAACAATCGAGATGCAGCAGCACCTCAAACTTACTCGTACTCAAACTCACTCTAGAACCATTAGCAGATAA
- a CDS encoding pentapeptide repeat protein, which translates to MSDKLLSELIRKVREDNNLTQATFGRFFEPTVAQSTVAKWEKGDLLPNRKHFPKIASLLNLTLEEFFDLVGKQLIEEGIAASIFEDTIYVPNKRHFNVLNRGVKSWNRWREKNYMVIPQLAGAKPKKEYLDEIDFNHADLRGSYLQKKSLRASNLRGADLRGANLSNVDLVDSDLTEADLSGANLTRVNLTNANLWGANLSEAIIVDGILCNANFKEANLSNADLSHADMRGANLNQANLEYAILKYCFVYGISDWDTNLNKAVQKELSICPHKTYSMYVDCIENARLKLLEINSRDLPEIYKYANKLQTAISENRASFKEKLEKIQKSKKADNET; encoded by the coding sequence TTGTCAGATAAATTGCTATCAGAACTAATAAGAAAAGTACGAGAAGATAATAATCTTACTCAAGCTACCTTTGGCAGATTTTTTGAGCCTACTGTAGCGCAATCGACTGTGGCGAAGTGGGAAAAGGGCGATCTTTTGCCAAACAGAAAGCATTTTCCGAAAATAGCTTCATTGTTAAATCTCACTTTGGAGGAATTTTTCGACCTTGTTGGTAAGCAGTTAATCGAGGAGGGAATTGCAGCCTCTATTTTTGAAGATACAATTTATGTTCCTAATAAGCGGCATTTTAACGTTCTCAATAGAGGAGTAAAATCCTGGAATCGCTGGAGAGAGAAGAATTATATGGTAATTCCTCAATTAGCTGGTGCAAAACCAAAGAAAGAATATCTAGATGAAATAGATTTCAACCATGCTGATTTGAGAGGTTCGTATTTACAAAAAAAATCTTTAAGGGCTTCAAATCTAAGGGGAGCAGATCTAAGAGGAGCAAATTTGAGTAACGTAGATTTAGTTGACTCAGATCTTACAGAAGCAGACCTTAGCGGCGCAAACTTGACTAGGGTAAATCTAACAAATGCCAATTTATGGGGAGCAAATTTGAGTGAGGCAATCATTGTAGATGGTATTTTATGTAATGCCAATTTTAAAGAGGCTAATTTAAGTAATGCAGACCTTTCTCATGCTGATATGAGAGGAGCAAATTTAAATCAGGCAAATCTTGAATATGCAATTCTTAAATATTGCTTTGTCTATGGAATATCCGATTGGGATACAAATCTAAATAAAGCAGTTCAGAAGGAACTATCTATTTGTCCTCATAAAACTTATTCCATGTATGTTGATTGTATAGAAAATGCGCGTCTTAAATTATTAGAGATAAATAGTCGCGATCTTCCAGAAATATACAAATATGCGAATAAGTTACAGACTGCTATTAGCGAAAATAGAGCTAGTTTTAAAGAAAAATTAGAAAAAATTCAGAAATCGAAAAAAGCTGATAATGAAACTTAA
- the dnaB gene encoding replicative DNA helicase, with protein sequence MKEPNLPPANIEAEEAILGGILFDPKAIFQVEASLVPSAFYVSAHQEIYQTTLKLYHQGNPTDFMAVSTYLADRDRLDQVGGTAKLAQLLNRTISAVNIDRYVDLAKPREAQHSGAAECLDESWAGSSLAYFDSRYNFLIQIL encoded by the coding sequence ATGAAAGAACCAAATCTACCTCCAGCCAATATTGAAGCAGAAGAGGCAATTTTAGGCGGAATCTTATTCGATCCCAAAGCAATTTTTCAAGTAGAAGCTTCTCTAGTTCCTTCTGCTTTCTACGTTTCGGCTCATCAAGAAATTTATCAGACTACTTTAAAGCTTTATCATCAAGGCAATCCTACGGATTTTATGGCTGTTAGTACCTATCTGGCAGATCGAGACAGATTAGACCAAGTAGGCGGAACGGCTAAATTAGCTCAATTGTTAAACCGAACCATTTCAGCGGTGAACATCGATCGCTATGTGGATTTAGCCAAACCACGAGAAGCCCAGCATTCTGGCGCAGCCGAATGTCTGGATGAATCGTGGGCTGGGTCTAGCTTGGCGTATTTTGATTCTCGATATAATTTTTTAATACAGATATTGTAA
- a CDS encoding replicative DNA helicase encodes MDKYYRRRVIEVGHKIVDLGYDSTLELEKLLNDSEQEIFSVTQQRIRSDTDQNSEIAMSAFNQLDEENPIYPTGIEELDKLFTGFEPGTLTLLAARSSMGKSAISLYLALQQMLLHELPVVIFSLEMTKHQMEYRLWSLMSRMDCYQHLDLVPINGHRLRQHRAKLSSLTEKEMESIAKIVKVAVDLPLYMNDNRGINVAGIASEARQVKAREGKLGLVIVDYLQMMASDNGGNRSYELGDVGRGLYQLAGELDVPVMALSQVNRGVEARQDKRPMMSDLSQSGILETVADNIIFAYRDEYYNPGTSQPGILELILAKARHGNTGMAEVLFDKSCGLIRSLKEFA; translated from the coding sequence ATGGATAAATACTATCGAAGAAGAGTAATTGAGGTTGGACATAAAATCGTCGATCTTGGCTACGATTCCACTCTCGAACTAGAAAAGCTCTTGAATGATTCTGAACAAGAGATATTCAGCGTTACCCAACAAAGGATAAGATCTGATACAGACCAAAACAGCGAGATTGCTATGTCTGCTTTTAATCAGCTTGACGAAGAAAATCCGATTTATCCTACAGGTATTGAGGAACTAGATAAATTATTCACGGGATTTGAGCCAGGAACATTAACTCTCTTGGCTGCTAGATCGTCAATGGGCAAAAGTGCAATTTCTCTTTATCTGGCTCTTCAACAGATGCTTCTACATGAGTTACCTGTGGTTATTTTTTCCCTGGAGATGACTAAACATCAGATGGAGTATCGGCTTTGGAGTTTGATGAGTCGCATGGATTGCTATCAGCATCTAGATTTAGTTCCAATTAATGGACATCGCCTTCGCCAACATCGTGCTAAATTATCTTCTCTAACAGAAAAGGAGATGGAGAGCATAGCTAAGATTGTAAAAGTTGCTGTAGATCTGCCTCTATACATGAATGATAATCGCGGAATCAATGTAGCGGGAATTGCTTCTGAGGCTCGTCAAGTCAAAGCCAGAGAGGGCAAACTAGGTTTAGTGATTGTAGATTATCTACAAATGATGGCATCTGACAATGGTGGCAATCGCAGTTATGAACTGGGTGATGTGGGTAGAGGGTTGTATCAACTGGCAGGAGAATTGGATGTACCAGTTATGGCTCTATCTCAAGTCAATCGAGGAGTAGAAGCCAGACAAGATAAACGTCCGATGATGTCAGATCTTTCTCAGTCGGGGATTCTGGAAACGGTGGCAGATAATATTATCTTTGCTTATCGCGATGAATACTATAACCCAGGCACTTCTCAACCTGGAATTTTGGAATTGATTTTAGCCAAAGCCAGACACGGTAATACGGGAATGGCAGAAGTTTTGTTTGATAAGTCTTGTGGTCTGATTCGCTCTCTTAAAGAGTTTGCTTAG